A single region of the Cucumis melo cultivar AY chromosome 3, USDA_Cmelo_AY_1.0, whole genome shotgun sequence genome encodes:
- the LOC103485666 gene encoding pentatricopeptide repeat-containing protein At3g26540 — MGVSAASILNRLLSAKNLTARREFTDANAATSTILRYLEKGRLGKAVLILFNSPFPFPHTLYTRLFQLCSSTRALVEARKVESHLVTFCPTPPIFLLNRAIEAYGKCGCLKDARELFDEMPQRDGGSWNAMITAYTQNGYALEALNLYLDLKKSGVYATEITLASILRSCGSVLALHFSRQIHGHIVKCGFVGNVILESSLVDVYGKCGLMNDARSMFDEIQNRNDVSWNVIVRRYLEVGNGKEAVSMFFQMFREAVMPSNFTFSNALIACSRMAALIEGRQIHGIVVKVGLEENEVISSSLIDMYVKCGTLANAHQVFTQPSSRNLISWTSMVYAYATSGDVLKARELFNEMPERNVISWNAMLAGYIHSSQWEEALEFVHLMRSSIKDIDRTTLCLILNVCTGISDVERGKQVHGFVYRTGFYANLYIGNALLDMYGKCGNLKSAKVWFYQMSQWRDKVSWNALLTAYARHGMSEQAMTSFSEMQLETDPNSFTFATLLGACANMFALEQGKQIHGFMVRNNYAIDIVLTGALVDMYCKCRELEYALKVFEHVASRDVVLWNSIILGCCHNRRDMLAIELFQSMTMEEGIKPDHVTFQGVLLACLHENLIELGRKYFDSMSEKFCIIPRLEHYECMVELYGQHGNMDELEKFINNMPFDPTVPMLERIFNACREHGHSSLAEWVAVRLNEQNFPK, encoded by the coding sequence ATGGGTGTCTCTGCGGCCTCGATACTCAATCGCCTTCTTTCCGCTAAGAACCTGACCGCCAGACGTGAATTCACCGATGCCAATGCTGCCACCAGCACTATCCTCAGATATCTAGAAAAGGGTCGCCTCGGAAAAGCTGTCTTGATTCTGTTCAATTCCCCATTTCCTTTTCCTCATACATTGTACACTCGCCTCTTCCAACTTTGCTCTTCCACTCGCGCACTTGTTGAAGCTCGAAAGGTCGAGTCTCATTTGGTTACATTTTGCCCCACACCGCCTATTTTCCTCTTGAACCGGGCCATTGAGGCGTATGGTAAATGTGGGTGTTTGAAAGATGCGAGGGAGCTGTTCGATGAAATGCCTCAGAGAGATGGGGGTTCTTGGAATGCGATGATAACAGCGTATACGCAGAATGGATACGCTTTAGAAGCATTGAATTTATATTTGGATTTAAAAAAATCCGGTGTTTATGCTACTGAGATAACTTTAgctagtatccttagatcttgTGGTTCTGTTTTGGCTCTTCACTTTTCGAGGCAAATTCATGGGCATATTGTTAAATGTGGCTTTGTTGGCAATGTAATTCTTGAGAGCTCGCTTGTTGATGTCTACGGAAAGTGTGGGCTTATGAATGATGCACGTAGTATGTTCGATGAAATCCAGAATCGAAATGATGTTTCCTGGAATGTAATTGTTAGGCGCTATCTTGAGGTGGGCAATGGGAAAGAGGCAGTTTCAATGTTTTTCCAAATGTTCCGTGAGGCAGTGATGCCATCGAATTTTACTTTTTCCAATGCTCTGATTGCTTGTTCACGTATGGCAGCCCTGATAGAAGGCAGGCAAATTCATGGCATTGTAGTTAAAGTAGGTTTGGAAGAAAATGAGGTTATTTCAAGCTCTTTAATTGACATGTATGTGAAATGTGGAACATTAGCAAATGCTCACCAAGTATTTACCCAACCTAGTTCAAGAAATCTTATTTCTTGGACTTCAATGGTATATGCATATGCAACGTCTGGGGATGTTCTAAAAGCAAGGGAGCTTTTCAATGAAATGCCcgaacgcaatgtgatttcatGGAATGCTATGCTGGCAGGGTATATTCATTCCTCTCAATGGGAGGAGGCATTAGAATTTGTCCACTTGATGCGCAGTTCAATTAAGGATATTGATCGTACAACTCTTTGCTTGATATTAAATGTGTGTACTGGCATTTCTGATGTTGAAAGAGGAAAGCAAGTTCATGGTTTTGTGTATAGAACTGGTTTCTATGCTAATCTGTATATTGGCAATGCCCTCCTTGATATGTATGGTAAATGTGGGAACTTGAAAAGTGCTAAAGTTTGGTTCTACCAAATGAGTCAATGGCGAGATAAAGTTTCCTGGAATGCTCTACTCACTGCCTATGCTCGTCATGGTATGAGTGAACAGGCTATGACAAGTTTCTCAGAGATGCAATTGGAAACAGATCCTAATAGTTTTACCTTTGCAACTCTTTTAGGAGCATGTGCAAACATGTTCGCGTTAGAGCAAGGTAAACAAATCCATGGCTTCATGGTTAGAAATAATTATGCGATAGACATTGTACTTACCGGAGCTTTAGTTGATATGTACTGCAAATGCCGCGAACTTGAGTATGCTCTCAAGGTTTTTGAGCATGTGGCCTCACGCGATGTGGTTTTGTGGAACTCCATTATCTTAGGATGCTGCCACAACAGAAGGGATATGTTAGCAATCGAACTATTTCAATCAATGACTATGGAGGAAGGCATTAAACCAGACCACGTGACCTTCCAAGGTGTTTTGCTCGCTTGTTTGCATGAAAATCTCATTGAGTTAGGTAGGAAGTATTTTGATTCAATGAGTGAAAAGTTCTGTATTATACCTCGATTAGAGCACTACGAATGCATGGTCGAGCTCTATGGCCAACATGGAAACATGGATGAGCTCGAAAAATTTATCAACAATATGCCCTTTGATCCCACTGTTCCAATGCTGGAAAGAATCTTCAATGCATGTAGAGAACATGGACACTCGAGTTTGGCAGAATGGGTAGCTGTACGACTAAATGAGCAAAACTTTCCAAAGTGA